Proteins from a genomic interval of Xanthomonas sp. AM6:
- a CDS encoding queuosine precursor transporter: MRNGTLDDRAVRLFIGLAAFFCVNAALAEFIGVKIFALEDTLGIAPLNWNLFGQAGSMNFTAGTLLWPLVFILTDTINEFFGRRGVRFISWLAVALIGYGFLFAFAAIALAPAGFWVGAAQAQGVPDYQAAFAAVFGQGLWTIAGSLVAFLAGQLIDVTVFHRIRNATGERHVWLRATGSTAVSQLIDSFVVIYIAFVLGPQHWSIPLFLAVSTLNYLCKMLLAVLLIPLLYLMRRLITDYLSPARAAQLREEAAAD; the protein is encoded by the coding sequence ATGCGCAACGGCACGCTGGACGATCGCGCCGTTCGCCTGTTCATCGGCCTGGCCGCGTTCTTCTGCGTCAACGCCGCGCTCGCCGAGTTCATCGGGGTCAAGATCTTCGCGCTGGAAGACACCCTGGGCATCGCGCCGCTGAACTGGAACCTGTTCGGCCAGGCCGGCTCGATGAACTTCACCGCCGGCACCCTGCTGTGGCCGCTGGTGTTCATCCTCACCGACACCATCAACGAGTTCTTCGGCCGCCGCGGGGTGCGCTTCATCTCCTGGCTGGCGGTGGCGCTGATCGGCTACGGCTTCCTGTTCGCGTTCGCCGCGATCGCGCTGGCGCCGGCCGGATTCTGGGTCGGCGCGGCGCAGGCGCAGGGCGTGCCGGACTACCAGGCCGCGTTCGCCGCGGTGTTCGGCCAGGGCCTGTGGACCATCGCCGGCTCGCTGGTCGCGTTCCTGGCCGGGCAGCTGATCGACGTGACGGTGTTCCACCGCATCCGCAACGCCACCGGCGAACGGCACGTGTGGCTGCGCGCCACCGGCTCCACCGCGGTGTCGCAGCTGATCGACAGCTTCGTGGTCATCTACATCGCCTTCGTGCTCGGCCCGCAGCACTGGTCGATCCCGCTGTTCCTGGCGGTGAGCACGCTCAACTACCTGTGCAAGATGCTGCTGGCGGTGCTGCTGATCCCGCTGCTGTACTTGATGCGGCGGCTGATCACCGACTACCTGAGTCCCGCGCGCGCCGCACAGCTGCGCGAGGAAGCGGCGGCCGACTGA